The sequence below is a genomic window from Paenibacillus sp. DCT19.
TGATAACCCGCCTACCGAAGCTGAGCTTACCGATTTGATCCAGAAGAGCGGGCTTGAGGTTAAGAAATTTTTTAATACCAGCGGAGAGGTCTACAAAGAGCAGCAGCTGAAGGACAAGTTGCCTGGCATGTCGGCCGAAGAGCAGATTCGTCTCTTGGCTTCGAATGGTCGCCTCATCAAACGTCCAATTGTAACCGACGGGGAAAAAGTCACCGTGGGCTTCAAAGAAGATACGTATGAACAGGAATGGAACAATCGTTAAGAACTTCGGTTAACTTGGAATCTACCGTAATTGAAAAGGTAGGAGAATCGCTGCCCTGAATGTTAAAATTCAGGGCTTTTTTGGCTGACCGATAAGTGGTAGAACTATGCTATAATGATAGAGTTATTTTGCAATTTTATTTTATTGGTTACACACAAGATAGGAGAGAGTAAACACAAGTGAATCAACGTAATGAACCTACTTTGTTGCTGGTAGACGGTATGGCAGTGTTGTTCCGGGCATTTTACGCAACATCTGCAAGCGGATATATTAGGCGTACAAAGGCAGGCTTGCCCACCAATGCAGTTTACGGATTTATCCGTTATTTCTGGGATGCGGTTCAGACCTTTGGGCCAAGTCACGTCATCTGTTGTTGGGATATGGGTGGTAAGACGTTTCGTGGTGAAGAGTACGCCGCTTACAAAGGCAATCGTCCCGAAGCCCCAAATGATCTAATTCCGCAGTTTGACCTGATTCGTGAAGTCATGGATAGTCTGAATATTCCGAACATTGGAGCTGCTGGATATGAGGCTGACGACTGCATTGGCACGTTAGCGAAATATTACACAGAGCAGACAGACATGAATGTGATGGTACTGACGGGTGATCATGACATGCTGCAACTGATTAATGATCGTACAAGCATTATTATTATGAAAAAAGGTCATGGCAACTACATGGTGTACACACCAGAGTCGCTTATGACGGAGAAACAGCTTACACCTCGCCAGGTCATTGATATGAAGGGCTTGATGGGGGATGCGAGTGACAATTATCCAGGTGTTCGAGGCATTGGTGAGAAGACGGCGCTGAAGCTTGTTCAGGAGTATGATTCGATCGAAGGTATTCTGGACAACTTGGACAAGCTTACACCTTCGGTACGCAAAAAGATTGAGAACGATCTGGACATGCTTCATCTGTCTCGCAAATTAGCAGAGATTCACTGCGCAGTTCCAGTTGCATGTGCACTGGATATGTGTGAATTACGTCTGGATCCGGATATGGTGATGGACAAGTTTGAACAACTTGAGATGAAGAGCCTTGGCTCTTGGATGGGAGTGGCAATAGGGTGAGCAGTATTCAATCACAAAGATCAAGTAAGAGATGGTGGACAGGGGCTATGGCTCTTGTCCTGGCTTTACCGGTATTATTGTCAGGGGCAGTAAGTGCTCCGCAGACAGTCGAAGCCAAAGCAGCAATCAGTACAAAAGTGCAGAAAGTAAAAGCAGCAGGACGAAGCTTCACCGTACAAACGGTTAGTATTCCAAAAGGCACACCAGTGACAGTAGGACTAGCGAAAAAGCAGGTAGGACAGACCGCAACATTGCCTTCCATTGTCAAAGCGTATGGGGCGCAAGCCGCGATTAACGGAGCTTTCTTTGAGGCTTATAATGGTGCTCCAGATCCATATGGCATGTTAATAGCTAATGGTAAAGTAATACATATAGGAAGATACGGTACAAGCATTGGTTTTAAAGAAGATGGCACAGCAATTATGGATTCACTTCGTGTAAACTTAACAGGCATGGTAACGACGCCAGAAGGCAAATCCCGCAGTTGGTATGCTACCTTTATTAACAGAACACCGTCTGCAAATGCAAGCATTACGATGCTGTATACGCCTGAGCGAGGTTCAACGGTTGGGTTCAAAGGGGTACAGCAGTAGTGATCGAGAAAGGGATTGTGACCAAAAAAGTACCGAATACCAATATTGCCATTCCGAAGAATGGTTCAGTTCTGGTCTTCACAGGTAGCCACAAATCAAACGCCGATCGTTTCGTTGTTGGCTCTACGGTGGAGATGAATTACAAATACACGAATGCAGAAGGTAAGGAGATTCCTTGGGACGAAGTCGTTACTGCTGTAGGAGCCGGTCCGCGTCTCGTTAAGGATGGGAAGATCTCAATTAATCCAGCAAGTGAGGGCTTCAAGGATCCGAAAATTCTCAATGCTTCTGGTGCAAGAAGTGGAATTGCCATTATGGCAGATGGTTCGGTTCTTCTGGCAACCGTTTCCGGAGCAACGATGAAGGAATGGGCTGCTGTGATGCAGAAGCTTGGAGCGAAGCAGGCGATGAATCTGGATGGGGGTGCATCTTCGGGTATGTATGCGGATGGTAAGATGCTCACTTCACCTGGTCGATTGCTCAGCAATACACTTGTTTTTGGTGGCTCTGTTAAGTAAGGCGTTGAACAAAGAAGGGGAGGAATGCACAAGTGAAACTCACACAACAATTCGAATTGGGCGACAGCCCTACGGCTGTCCTAGCCATAAATGTGGGTCAGCCTAAACCCTTGCCTGGTCAGAAACGTGAAGTGCTGAGCGGAATTGTGAAGACTCCCGTTTCTAGTCCTGTTTTCTTGTCATTCACAGGCATGACGGGAGATGCACAGGCAGACCTAGAACATCATGGGGACCCGACAAGGCGGTTTGTGTTTATGATCATAGTCGTTATCCGTTGCTGGAGCAATTGATGAATCGCAAGCTCGAGTGGGGCGCTTGTGGTGAAAATTTGACGGTCGAGGGCTGTGCAGAGGATCTGGTGCGAATTGGCGATGTATATCAATTAGGCGATGCCAGGGTTCAGGTTAGCCAGCCCAGACAGCCTTGCTTCAAGCTGGCAGCTCGGTATGATTACAAGGGTTTACCTGTTTATTTTCAGGAAAGTGGTTATACCGGCTTTTATTTTCGTGTGCTACAAGAAGGAGAAGTGAAGCCAGGGTCTGGGTTCAGACGAATCAGCACGGATCTAACATCCATGACGATTCTGGAAGCGAACCGGGTGATGCATCAGGGTAAGCAGGATGCGGAAGGCATTCGTGCTCTGCTGGCCATTACAACGCTCTCGGACAGTTGGAGACAGACGTTGGTGAAGCGTTTGGACAAGCTGGAGGGCTAGTCTTTGGATTGAACAATTAGAATGATCGATGACAGAATGGAATTCCTTTTTAACTTAATTGAGGAGTGTGACGAACATGACGATCTTAGGCGCAATTGAAGCTGGAGGCACGAAGTTTGTATGTGGTATTGGGAATGAAAAGGGAGAGGTTCTGGAACGAGCAAGCTTTCCTACGACAACACCTGAAGAAACGATGGCACAAGTCATTGCTTTCTTTGAAGGCAAAAATATTGAAGCGCTAGGTGTAGGTTCTTTTGGCCCAATCGATCCGATTGAAGGCAGTCCAACTTACGGATACATTACCACTACACCCAAACCACATTGGGGGCAATACAACCTTATTGGCAAATTGAAGGAACACTATGATGTGCCAATGACGTTTGATACTGATGTGAATGGAGCTGCACTTGGTGAAGCGACTTGGGGCGCAGCCAAAGGATTAGACAGTTGCTTGTATATTACGGTGGGTACAGGAATTGGTGCAGGTGCTGTAGTATCTGGTCAAATGGTGCATGGGTTGTCTCATCCAGAGATGGGACATATCATCGTACGTAGACATCCGGAGGATACCTTTGAAGGCTTCTGCCCTTATCATAGCGATTGCTTAGAAGGACTTGCTGCAGGTCCAGCGATTAACAAACGATGGGAACAGCCAGCTTATGAGCTATCACCGGATCACAAAGCATGGGAGATTGAAGCCCATTACTTGGCACACGCACTGATGAACTATGTTCTGATTCTCTCTCCACAGAAAATTGTGATGGGCGGCGGTGTGATGAAGCAGGAGCAGCTCTTCCCGCTGGTACGCAAAAAATTACAGGAATTGCTGAACGGTTATGTACAGCACCCAGCACTTCAGTCCGATATCGATCAATATGTGGTTTCACCGGGTCTTGGAGATAACGCAGGGCTGTGCGGCTCCTTGGCGCTTGCGAAGCTTGCACTAAATAAATAAAGTATACAACATGAAATGATTGACGAATTTTTCCATTATGGTATGATATGAGCAACAGCATAGCACGGTTTGTTGAGGAAGCACCTCTCTTGCATTCATTTTGCAGGAGGGGTGTTTTTTTTGCCTTTTTTGAAGGTGATGAGGGTGAGCCTTACAAGCGGTGTAGCTGAAACTCGAAGGAGGGATTGGTCAATGGAAGTCATTTTTATGAACAGATTAGCCAGAAATACAGACCAGAATGAAGAGCTCGCACAAGTGTGGATTGGCGAAGAAGAAGGAGCATGGCATCTGGGGTGGAGCTTGTACGAAGAAGGGGATCGAGAGGATATTATCTGGTATGAGGGCAGTTCGTGGGAAGAGCTCATGCATATTTATCGGCATCAACTAGCACTACAGATGAGTGCAGGGTTCCGACCGTTACTGCAAGGGTTATTTCATGAAATTGAAGAGCTCCGCTCACGAAATTATGGCGGACAACGGCTCCAATGTTACAGTGAATTGTATGCCAATGAGACATTGTACGAAGACTTATGCGCATGGCGTAGAAAGAGAGCCGCATCTGACCGAAAAGCACCTTATTTTATTGCAACGAACCGGTTGCTTCGCATGATTAGTTCGTATGTGCCGCTGACGATGAATGAGCTGATGCAATTGCCGGGTGTTGGAGAGAGCAAGGCTTCCGAGTATGGTCAAGCATGGCTGGAGCTAACAAACGGGGTGGAGCGTTCCACCGTATTTCCACTCGACTGGGTATACTCTGCATTGAAAGAAGAGGAGTATGAGAACTGGCTGTACCGACAGAAAGAGCAGAAGTATAAGCAGGAACTAGATAAGTTCAAGACTCGTAAGCAAGTACTGGAAGGCATGAAGGAAGGGCATACGTTAGAGGAGATTGTTAACCGTTCGGGATTGTCACGTCGAGAGCTAATCGAATTACTGGAAGTCTTGGATTTAGAGGGGTATGATACGGATTGTCTTCTTGATGCAGAGCTTGCGATTATGCCTGAACAAGAACAGGAAGCCGTTTGGAGCGCGTATGAGGAACTGGGAGATACGTTTCTGAAGCCTGTATTACATAAAGTATATGGTGAGGAGAAGCCAGGCGGAGGTAGCCTGGAGCAAGTATATGAGAAACTTCGTATGATCCGGATTCGTTATCGTCGTCATGTAGAGACAGAGCGAAACGTCGGTTAATGGCTGATTAAACTCAAAAAAAGACGAGGCCTTATTCCCAGTAGGGAGGCTTCGTCTCCTGTTCTTTTTTTATATGTTGATTCTGCTGCTATTCATATCCAGTCTTTTTTGCGGAAAATGAAGAACATACTCAGGCCAAGTGTTACCATAAGCCCAATAACGACAAAGTATGAATACTTCCAGTGCAATTCTGGCATAAATTCGAAGTTCATCCCATAGATACCGGTAATAACGGTCAAGGGCATGAACACTGTCGTGATGGCGGTAAACACACGCATAATCTCATTCGCTCGGTTAGCAATACTGGATTGATAAGCTTCACGTAAGTTGCCCATCAGATCCCGATAGGTTTCGAATGTCTCGGATATTTTCACTGCATTCTCATAAATATCGCTAAAGTATTTCTGCAATTGATCATCAATGAGACGCAGGTCTTTTTTGTTAAGAGTATTAATGACCTCTTTTTGAGGACCAAGCACTTTTTTGAGCCATAGAATCTCACTACGAAGCCCGATGATTTCGTTAAGGTGAGATTTTTTGGTGTGCATTAGAATATCTTCCTCAAGCTTTTCGATCCGTGCCTCAATCCGATCACCGACAGTAAAATAATTATCGACAATTAAGTCAACCAGCAAATATAACAGACGATCCGGAGTGCTGATTTCCTGTTCCCATAGAATAGGTTTTAAAGTTCGCAGCTCACTGACTTTCTGTTTAGTCACACTGATAATAAAATGTCTGCCCAAGAACAGGTTGACAGCACGTAAGAATATCTCTTCATCATCAAAACGAATGCTGTTAATGACAATAAAATAATGACTTTCATAAATTTCGATCTTTGGACGCTGTTCCTCGTCACTTAAGCAGTCTTCGACCGCCAGGTCATGCATCATAAATAGCGGCTGAAGCACGGCCAGATCATCCACATCTGCATCAATCCAGTAAAAGCCCTCCGCTGGTGGAGTCAGCGCTTGCTGAATGTCCTCCACTGGGATAAATACACCGTTGTTTACCAACCGGATTTTCATCGTTATCGACTCCTTCTGCACCCGCCGAGTTGGCGGATCTTCATCATTATGGGCGCAAAAAGAATAGATCAGCCGGTCGGCAGCGGAGCCTGGTGATCAGGTCTGCGTTCGCTCTATATGCAAACGGAAGTAACGTCCCGCTGCCGGCATGCTGATGTCAATTCTCTATGCTGTTTGTCGGAATTCGGCTGCCAGTCAGGCCTCGGGTCGCCATCCATTGATTATGTCACCTCTCACATAAGGGTTTACAACACCTGTTTAGTATACCGCTGGTCCAAGGTGCTTTCAAGCGCAAAAATGTGTCTATTTCGCGCCCTGAGGCAGTGTATGACAGGAGGTGAAAAACGGTTCCGAGATGTAGATGCTTAAGATGAACTGTAGCTTGACGTGAACGGATTAATGTTTTAAAGTAAACGGAAAGCAATTATATTTCAAAAATTAAATACAGCGAAATCTTATCAAGAGTAGGTGGAGGGACTGGCCCGATGAAACCCGGCAACCGGCGGTATACCGCACGGTGCTAATTCTTGCAGCGACTAAGTGCCCAAGAGGTACTGTTGTAACTGAGAGATGAGAGAGGCGCATATCTGTTTACATATGACCTTTCTCGGAATCCGAGGAAGGTCTTTGTTATATGCCCCGACTTCTCAGCACTGATTTTCGCTAAGGAACTTGAGCTTGTTCTACGCCTTAAGATGTAGAAATCTATGCTTGTCGGCAAGCTCAGGGCAGCAAATGCTGCAATCTATTTATGCTCAAGGAGGAGTTTGACACCATGCCAATCAAAATACCAGACACTTTACCTGCCAAGGAAGTGCTTGCAGGAGAGAACATTTTTGTCATGGACGAGACATCCGCATATCAACAGGATATTCGTCCACTTCGTATCGCTATATTAAACCTTATGCCAACCAAAGAAACGACAGAGACGCAGCTCTTACGTTTGGTGGGGAATACACCTATACAGGTTGACATCGTTCTGGTGCATCCAAAATCCCATACGTCCAAGAACACTTCCCAGGAGTACCTGGATGAATTCTACAAAACATTTGATGAAATTGAGCACCGCCGCTTCGATGGCATGATCATTACAGGTGCACCTGTAGAACAGATGGATTTCGAGGACGTGAACTATTGGAAGGAAATCCAAGAAATCTTCGAATGGACCAAAACAAATGTAACTTCAACCATGCATATATGTTGGGCCTCACAGGCAGGCTTATATCATCACTTCGGCGTTCCTAAAGTTTCACTGGACGAAAAATGCTTTGGCGTATTTCCACACACGATTAACAAATCTCATGTCCCACTCTTGCGTGGTTTCGATGAAGTGTTTAATGTCCCTCATTCACGTCACACTGAAGTGCGTCATGAAGATATTGAGAAGGACGAGCGTCTAGAAATTTTGGCTGAATCTGAGGATGCAGGTATTTTCCTAGTTGCAACCAAAGACGGTAAACAGATTTTCGTTACCGGACATGCTGAGTACGATCCGTTATCCCTCAAATGGGAATATGATCGTGATGCAGCTAAAGGATTAAATGTAGCCCTACCTAAAAATTATTTCCCGAAAGATGATCCTTCCCGTGTTCCTCCAGCGACATGGCGGGCTCATGCTAACTTATTATTCTCTAATTGGCTCAATTACTATGTGTATCAAGAAACACCTTACGATATTGGTCCGCAAATTTAATCGAGATAACAGGGGGATTCTGCAATGGAAGATAACAAGTTGAAAATCGAAAGCCGCTTAGCTCAAATTGGCTCTATTAATGAACCGGTCACAGGCGCAATTAACTTTCCAATCTATCAAGCAACAGCGTTTCGTCATCCGAAGCTTGGACAGAGCACGGGATTCGACTATATTCGTACAACCAATCCTACACGTAAAGTGTTGGAGGAAGCGGCCGCTGCACTGGAGTCTGGTGATGCAGGTTTTGCCTGTAGCTCAGGCATGGCAGCACTACAAACGATTTTTGCATTGTTCAGTCAAGGAGATCATCTGATTGTATCACTCGATCTGTACGGGGGCACATATCGTCTGCTTGAACGGATTCTGTCTCGTTTTGGTGTAACAGCAAGCTATGTCGATACGAATGATCTGGTTGCACTAGAGAAAGTTCTTCAGCCGAATACCAAAGCGGTCTTTATTGAGACACCAACGAATCCGCTGATGATGATTACAGATGTTGAAGCGGTAAGCACATGGGCGAAGAGCCATAACCTGTTGACTATTGTGGATAACACACTGTTAACGCCATTCTTCCAACGTCCAATCGAGCTTGGTGCGGATATCGTCATTCACAGTGCAACGAAGTACCTTGGTGGACATAACGATGTCCTTGCTGGATTGATTGTGACCAAAGGAGAGGAACTGTCAGCGGAAATGGCATTTCTACACAACTCCATTGGTGCAGTGTTATCTCCAACAGATTCCTACCAGTTGATGAAGGGGATGAAAACATTGGCTCTTCGGATGGAGCGCCATGAATATAACGCATTAACAATCGCGAAGTATCTTTTGGAGCATCCAGCTGTTGGTGAAGTCTATCACCCAGGATTGTCGGATCATCCCGGATATGAGGTGCAGAACAAGCAATCCAGCGGTAACACAGGTATCTTCTCTTTCAAAGTGAAGGATGCTCGTTACGTAGAGCCATTGCTGCGTCATATTAAACTCATCGCATTTGCTGAAAGCTTAGGCGGTGTTGAATCATTAATGACATATCCAGCAGTACAAACTCATGCCGATATCCCGATTGAGATCCGTGATGCTGTCGGTGTAGATGATCGTTTGTTACGCTTCTCCGTTGGTATTGAGCACGCCGAGGATCTTATCGCAGATTTAGCCAATGCGCTCGCAGCAGCAAAACTCGAAATTGAAGGAGGAGCACATCATGAGTGAACAGAATAAAAATTCCGGTTCTTCTAATTCTTCTGAATTGAAATTCGATACCAAACTGCTGCATTTCGGGGACGAGGTAGATAAAACAACGGGAGCTTCCAGTGTGCCGATCTATCAGGCATCCACCTTCCATCACTTTGATATTTTCAATCCACCACAACATGATTACAGTCGTTCCGGGAACCCAACACGTCAGGCTTTGGAGGATTACATCACGCTGCTTGAAGGCGGGGTACGTGGTTTTGCGTATTCTTCAGGGATGGCAGCGATCTCCAGTGTGTTCATGATGTTCTCGGCAGGGGATCACATCATCGTGACAGAGGATGTATACGGCGGAACGTATCGCTTGCTAACCTCGATTCTTAATCGGATGCAGATCGAAACGACATTTGTAGATATGACTAAAATCGAAGAAGTGAAGGCAGCGATTCAACCGAATACAAAGGCTGTTTATATGGAGACCCCTTCCAATCCAACGCTGAAAATTACGGATATTGCAGCAGTGACATCATGGGCTCAGGAGCATGAACTCGTTACCATTTTGGATAACACATTTATGACTCCTTACTACCAGCGTCCAATAGAGCTAGGTGTAGATATCGTTGTACATAGTGCAACCAAGTTCCTTGGTGGTCACAGCGATGTGTTGGCAGGGCTTGCCGTGGCTCGTACAGAAGCGCTTGGCAAACAGCTCAAGCAGTTACAGAACGGGTTGGGAACTGTGCTTGGTGCACAAGAGTCCTGGCTGCTGATGCGTGGTATGAAGACACTTGGCGCTCGTATGGCACACAGTGAACAGAGCACAGCCAAGCTTGCAGCATGGCTGAATGAACGAAGTGATGTTTCAGCCGTTTATTATCCAGGGTTACAAGAACATCCAGGTCGCGATGTGCATGAACGCCAATCAACTGGCTACGGTGCTGTCGTATCATTTGATGTAGGTTCTGGTGATCGTGCCAAAGCAGTGCTTAATCGTGTGAAACTGCCAATCGTTGCTGTAAGCTTGGGAGCGGTAGAGAGTATACTGTCTTACCCAGCCATGATGTCTCATGCTGCTATGCCTGCGGCGGTTCGTCGTGATCGCGGAATTACGGATGGATTGCTTCGCTTCTCGGTCGGTCTTGAGGACATTGATGATCTGATTGCAGATTTGGAGCAAGCACTAGAGGAATCCAAGTAAGACAGGCTAAATTTTCTCTGAGCGTAGTAAATAAAAACAATTGGATATGTACGTGTTTTTGAACAATCTCTATATGTCTGAATTTTCACTT
It includes:
- a CDS encoding ROK family protein, encoding MTILGAIEAGGTKFVCGIGNEKGEVLERASFPTTTPEETMAQVIAFFEGKNIEALGVGSFGPIDPIEGSPTYGYITTTPKPHWGQYNLIGKLKEHYDVPMTFDTDVNGAALGEATWGAAKGLDSCLYITVGTGIGAGAVVSGQMVHGLSHPEMGHIIVRRHPEDTFEGFCPYHSDCLEGLAAGPAINKRWEQPAYELSPDHKAWEIEAHYLAHALMNYVLILSPQKIVMGGGVMKQEQLFPLVRKKLQELLNGYVQHPALQSDIDQYVVSPGLGDNAGLCGSLALAKLALNK
- a CDS encoding 5'-3' exonuclease H3TH domain-containing protein, with protein sequence MNQRNEPTLLLVDGMAVLFRAFYATSASGYIRRTKAGLPTNAVYGFIRYFWDAVQTFGPSHVICCWDMGGKTFRGEEYAAYKGNRPEAPNDLIPQFDLIREVMDSLNIPNIGAAGYEADDCIGTLAKYYTEQTDMNVMVLTGDHDMLQLINDRTSIIIMKKGHGNYMVYTPESLMTEKQLTPRQVIDMKGLMGDASDNYPGVRGIGEKTALKLVQEYDSIEGILDNLDKLTPSVRKKIENDLDMLHLSRKLAEIHCAVPVACALDMCELRLDPDMVMDKFEQLEMKSLGSWMGVAIG
- a CDS encoding phosphodiester glycosidase family protein; translation: MSSIQSQRSSKRWWTGAMALVLALPVLLSGAVSAPQTVEAKAAISTKVQKVKAAGRSFTVQTVSIPKGTPVTVGLAKKQVGQTATLPSIVKAYGAQAAINGAFFEAYNGAPDPYGMLIANGKVIHIGRYGTSIGFKEDGTAIMDSLRVNLTGMVTTPEGKSRSWYATFINRTPSANASITMLYTPERGSTVGFKGVQQ
- a CDS encoding HRDC domain-containing protein, whose translation is MEVIFMNRLARNTDQNEELAQVWIGEEEGAWHLGWSLYEEGDREDIIWYEGSSWEELMHIYRHQLALQMSAGFRPLLQGLFHEIEELRSRNYGGQRLQCYSELYANETLYEDLCAWRRKRAASDRKAPYFIATNRLLRMISSYVPLTMNELMQLPGVGESKASEYGQAWLELTNGVERSTVFPLDWVYSALKEEEYENWLYRQKEQKYKQELDKFKTRKQVLEGMKEGHTLEEIVNRSGLSRRELIELLEVLDLEGYDTDCLLDAELAIMPEQEQEAVWSAYEELGDTFLKPVLHKVYGEEKPGGGSLEQVYEKLRMIRIRYRRHVETERNVG
- a CDS encoding aminotransferase class I/II-fold pyridoxal phosphate-dependent enzyme yields the protein MEDNKLKIESRLAQIGSINEPVTGAINFPIYQATAFRHPKLGQSTGFDYIRTTNPTRKVLEEAAAALESGDAGFACSSGMAALQTIFALFSQGDHLIVSLDLYGGTYRLLERILSRFGVTASYVDTNDLVALEKVLQPNTKAVFIETPTNPLMMITDVEAVSTWAKSHNLLTIVDNTLLTPFFQRPIELGADIVIHSATKYLGGHNDVLAGLIVTKGEELSAEMAFLHNSIGAVLSPTDSYQLMKGMKTLALRMERHEYNALTIAKYLLEHPAVGEVYHPGLSDHPGYEVQNKQSSGNTGIFSFKVKDARYVEPLLRHIKLIAFAESLGGVESLMTYPAVQTHADIPIEIRDAVGVDDRLLRFSVGIEHAEDLIADLANALAAAKLEIEGGAHHE
- a CDS encoding PLP-dependent aspartate aminotransferase family protein — translated: MSEQNKNSGSSNSSELKFDTKLLHFGDEVDKTTGASSVPIYQASTFHHFDIFNPPQHDYSRSGNPTRQALEDYITLLEGGVRGFAYSSGMAAISSVFMMFSAGDHIIVTEDVYGGTYRLLTSILNRMQIETTFVDMTKIEEVKAAIQPNTKAVYMETPSNPTLKITDIAAVTSWAQEHELVTILDNTFMTPYYQRPIELGVDIVVHSATKFLGGHSDVLAGLAVARTEALGKQLKQLQNGLGTVLGAQESWLLMRGMKTLGARMAHSEQSTAKLAAWLNERSDVSAVYYPGLQEHPGRDVHERQSTGYGAVVSFDVGSGDRAKAVLNRVKLPIVAVSLGAVESILSYPAMMSHAAMPAAVRRDRGITDGLLRFSVGLEDIDDLIADLEQALEESK
- a CDS encoding arsenate reductase family protein, which encodes MSQLKVYQYAKCGTCRKAVKWLEAQEHQLELIPIFDNPPTEAELTDLIQKSGLEVKKFFNTSGEVYKEQQLKDKLPGMSAEEQIRLLASNGRLIKRPIVTDGEKVTVGFKEDTYEQEWNNR
- a CDS encoding phosphodiester glycosidase family protein, yielding MIEKGIVTKKVPNTNIAIPKNGSVLVFTGSHKSNADRFVVGSTVEMNYKYTNAEGKEIPWDEVVTAVGAGPRLVKDGKISINPASEGFKDPKILNASGARSGIAIMADGSVLLATVSGATMKEWAAVMQKLGAKQAMNLDGGASSGMYADGKMLTSPGRLLSNTLVFGGSVK
- the corA gene encoding magnesium/cobalt transporter CorA translates to MKIRLVNNGVFIPVEDIQQALTPPAEGFYWIDADVDDLAVLQPLFMMHDLAVEDCLSDEEQRPKIEIYESHYFIVINSIRFDDEEIFLRAVNLFLGRHFIISVTKQKVSELRTLKPILWEQEISTPDRLLYLLVDLIVDNYFTVGDRIEARIEKLEEDILMHTKKSHLNEIIGLRSEILWLKKVLGPQKEVINTLNKKDLRLIDDQLQKYFSDIYENAVKISETFETYRDLMGNLREAYQSSIANRANEIMRVFTAITTVFMPLTVITGIYGMNFEFMPELHWKYSYFVVIGLMVTLGLSMFFIFRKKDWI
- the metA gene encoding homoserine O-succinyltransferase; protein product: MPIKIPDTLPAKEVLAGENIFVMDETSAYQQDIRPLRIAILNLMPTKETTETQLLRLVGNTPIQVDIVLVHPKSHTSKNTSQEYLDEFYKTFDEIEHRRFDGMIITGAPVEQMDFEDVNYWKEIQEIFEWTKTNVTSTMHICWASQAGLYHHFGVPKVSLDEKCFGVFPHTINKSHVPLLRGFDEVFNVPHSRHTEVRHEDIEKDERLEILAESEDAGIFLVATKDGKQIFVTGHAEYDPLSLKWEYDRDAAKGLNVALPKNYFPKDDPSRVPPATWRAHANLLFSNWLNYYVYQETPYDIGPQI